A genomic segment from Thermotoga neapolitana DSM 4359 encodes:
- a CDS encoding stage V sporulation protein S, whose protein sequence is MEVLKVSSNSNPNKVAGAIAGSLSKSDRVEIQAIGAGAVNQAVKALAVARRFLEESGKDLFVVPGFIEIKIGDDVRTGISFKVFLENSKNEG, encoded by the coding sequence ATGGAAGTTTTGAAAGTCAGTTCAAACTCGAATCCGAACAAAGTGGCTGGTGCGATCGCTGGTTCTCTTTCCAAGAGCGACAGGGTTGAGATTCAGGCGATTGGCGCGGGGGCTGTGAACCAGGCAGTGAAGGCACTGGCGGTTGCCAGAAGGTTCCTGGAGGAGTCCGGTAAGGACCTCTTTGTCGTGCCGGGGTTCATCGAAATCAAGATAGGGGACGATGTGAGAACGGGTATATCTTTCAAGGTCTTTCTGGAGAACAGCAAGAATGAGGGATGA
- the galT gene encoding galactose-1-phosphate uridylyltransferase, giving the protein MAEFRKDPIIKRWVIIATERAKRPNDFVRTKVEEVQEGFCPFDYGNEHTTPPEIFAFRPADTEPNTPGWWVRVVPNKFPAVDPNTPLRKYGRGMYDAAMGFGYHDVVVETPDHNSHLAVMEYKNVEEVIWAYKIRYEQLMKDERIRYILIFKNHGKDAGASLSHPHSQIIALPIMPKRVQEELEGSKEYFEYKERCPFCDIIDEEKKERERIVEENDHFIAIEPFASRFPFETWILPKRHMNSFHMISEEEVTSLSKILKNVLYRIYSALDNPPYNLLIHTAPTNLEGKDYYHWHIEIFPRLTKVAGFEWGTGFYINTVPPEDAAKYLREVTIE; this is encoded by the coding sequence ATGGCTGAGTTCAGAAAGGATCCCATAATAAAGAGATGGGTCATAATAGCCACCGAGAGGGCAAAAAGGCCCAACGATTTTGTGAGAACAAAGGTTGAAGAGGTTCAGGAAGGATTCTGTCCGTTCGACTATGGAAACGAGCACACCACGCCTCCCGAGATCTTCGCTTTCAGACCGGCCGACACAGAACCGAACACGCCCGGATGGTGGGTTCGGGTCGTTCCAAACAAGTTTCCGGCAGTGGACCCAAACACCCCCCTGAGAAAGTATGGAAGAGGCATGTACGACGCCGCTATGGGTTTTGGATACCACGATGTTGTTGTGGAAACACCCGATCACAACTCTCACCTGGCCGTCATGGAGTACAAGAACGTGGAGGAAGTGATCTGGGCCTACAAGATAAGATACGAACAGCTCATGAAGGACGAGAGGATAAGATACATTCTGATCTTCAAAAACCACGGAAAAGATGCAGGAGCCTCTCTCAGCCATCCCCACAGTCAGATAATTGCCCTTCCCATCATGCCAAAGAGGGTTCAGGAAGAACTTGAAGGATCCAAAGAGTACTTCGAGTACAAGGAAAGGTGTCCTTTCTGTGACATCATCGATGAGGAGAAAAAGGAAAGAGAAAGGATCGTTGAGGAGAATGACCACTTCATAGCTATAGAACCGTTCGCTTCAAGGTTTCCGTTTGAAACATGGATCCTTCCCAAACGACACATGAACAGCTTCCACATGATATCGGAAGAGGAAGTAACCTCTCTTTCAAAGATTCTGAAAAACGTCCTGTATCGAATCTACTCGGCTTTGGACAATCCTCCGTACAATCTCCTCATACACACGGCTCCAACGAACCTGGAGGGAAAGGACTATTACCACTGGCACATCGAGATATTTCCAAGGCTGACGAAAGTGGCAGGATTCGAATGGGGAACAGGTTTCTACATAAACACCGTTCCACCGGAAGATGCCGCAAAATATCTGAGAGAAGTAACAATAGAGTAA
- a CDS encoding MBL fold metallo-hydrolase, which yields MKMEILLTGGSVFVPERLNAHFSTVVYLEHESRKILIDPGNLPSIDELEKRFSEIGVSPEEITDVFFTHLHLDHIFNSIFFENATFYVHESYATKNYRSFGPLLGRLYSQVISSWKRIVPLKGSEVLMDGKMKVFHTPWHAREHLSFLLYTENMGRVLVTGDVIPNRLSYYDIIKGYEEGHAKRFLSDVGDVDLLVFPHDAPLKPEVKR from the coding sequence ATGAAGATGGAAATCCTTCTCACAGGCGGTAGTGTCTTCGTGCCGGAGAGACTGAACGCTCATTTCTCCACCGTAGTCTATCTGGAACACGAAAGCAGAAAGATCCTGATAGATCCGGGAAACCTTCCTTCGATAGATGAACTGGAAAAGAGGTTTTCAGAAATCGGTGTTTCACCCGAAGAAATTACAGACGTTTTTTTCACTCATTTGCACCTGGATCACATTTTCAACTCCATCTTTTTCGAGAACGCGACTTTCTATGTACACGAAAGCTACGCAACAAAGAATTATCGATCCTTTGGTCCTCTTCTTGGAAGACTTTACTCTCAGGTGATATCTTCCTGGAAGAGGATTGTTCCGTTGAAAGGGAGCGAAGTTCTCATGGATGGAAAGATGAAGGTTTTTCACACTCCCTGGCACGCCAGAGAACACCTTTCTTTCCTTCTTTACACGGAAAACATGGGGAGGGTACTTGTGACGGGAGATGTGATACCTAACAGGCTTAGTTACTATGATATAATCAAAGGGTACGAAGAAGGTCATGCGAAGAGGTTCCTCTCCGATGTGGGAGACGTTGATCTTCTGGTGTTTCCACACGATGCACCACTGAAACCGGAGGTGAAAAGATGA
- a CDS encoding undecaprenyl-diphosphate phosphatase — protein sequence MEMLLGIVQGLTEFLPVSSSGHLVLFSHVFKMDLNAYQTAILHLGTLAAVVVFALEGIRRSLRNWRVILNLVISTIPAGVFGVLFESRVDEAFSSPVVLPLFFSFTALVLLFTSSFSGEKRMEEMTILDATLVGLAQVLALFPGVSRSGITIATLLFLKYRREDALQYSFLMSIPVVLGAGILGMEKGNISLTAPFFAFLSGILALYILSRSVRSGKMWQFAYYCLFVAIVSYFVG from the coding sequence ATGGAGATGCTACTTGGAATCGTTCAGGGACTGACCGAATTTTTACCAGTTTCGAGTTCGGGCCATTTGGTTCTCTTTTCCCACGTTTTCAAGATGGATCTCAACGCTTATCAAACAGCGATATTGCATCTTGGAACGCTCGCTGCCGTTGTCGTTTTCGCCCTTGAAGGTATAAGAAGGAGTTTGAGAAACTGGAGGGTGATTCTCAACCTTGTGATCTCCACGATACCGGCCGGTGTCTTCGGTGTTCTTTTCGAAAGTCGTGTTGACGAAGCATTTTCTTCCCCTGTTGTTCTTCCACTCTTCTTTTCCTTCACGGCGCTCGTACTTTTGTTTACCAGTTCGTTCTCCGGTGAGAAGAGGATGGAAGAGATGACCATACTGGATGCCACGCTGGTGGGCCTGGCACAGGTACTGGCTCTTTTTCCCGGTGTCTCGAGGAGTGGAATCACCATAGCGACGCTCCTCTTTTTAAAGTACAGAAGAGAGGATGCCCTCCAGTACTCTTTTTTGATGTCCATACCGGTTGTCCTGGGGGCGGGTATCCTGGGAATGGAAAAAGGAAACATCTCACTGACAGCACCTTTTTTTGCTTTCTTATCTGGAATTTTAGCGCTCTACATACTCTCAAGAAGTGTCAGGTCCGGTAAGATGTGGCAGTTCGCTTACTACTGTCTTTTTGTGGCGATCGTGAGCTATTTTGTGGGGTGA
- a CDS encoding CBS domain-containing protein — protein MNIKKWITHDFPVVEETATVGECLRKMRQYQTNECVVKDSEGHLKGVVNREDLIDLEMDSPISDRISLPEFFIHENDSITHALLLFLEHQEPYLPVVDEELRVVGAVSLHDFLEALVEALAMDVPGIRFSVTLEDRPGELKKLVDALSSGKINILSILTARELDGKKEVVVKVDTEDEKLLRDLLRMVGIEVESMEKEEGF, from the coding sequence ATGAACATCAAAAAATGGATCACACACGACTTTCCCGTTGTGGAAGAGACGGCAACCGTCGGTGAGTGTCTTCGCAAGATGAGACAGTACCAGACGAACGAGTGTGTGGTAAAAGACAGTGAAGGACATCTCAAGGGAGTTGTGAACAGAGAAGATTTGATAGATCTGGAAATGGACTCTCCCATTTCTGATAGGATCTCTCTTCCGGAGTTCTTCATCCACGAGAACGATAGCATCACCCACGCCCTTCTTCTGTTTCTGGAACATCAGGAGCCATATCTTCCTGTGGTCGATGAGGAGCTCAGGGTTGTGGGAGCGGTGAGTCTTCACGATTTTCTCGAAGCACTGGTGGAAGCGCTCGCCATGGATGTGCCCGGAATCCGTTTTTCTGTGACTCTGGAGGACAGACCCGGGGAGTTGAAGAAACTCGTAGACGCACTCTCAAGCGGTAAAATAAACATCCTGTCGATTCTCACAGCCAGAGAGCTCGACGGAAAAAAAGAGGTCGTTGTGAAAGTAGATACGGAGGATGAAAAACTGCTTCGTGATCTTCTGAGAATGGTCGGAATAGAAGTGGAAAGCATGGAGAAAGAAGAGGGATTCTGA
- the ispG gene encoding flavodoxin-dependent (E)-4-hydroxy-3-methylbut-2-enyl-diphosphate synthase, translating to MRRSVRVGRVTIGGGAPVSVQSMTTTKTSDVERTVLQIKRLEEAGCEIVRVAVQDEEDAKAIRKIKEKVSIPVVADIQFDYKLAILSVKNGADKIRINPGNMSKERLRDVVSVAKEYGVPIRVGANVGSLKHRTSERWKDLAESALEEVRALEMEGFYDIVVSVKSSNVLETIRANEYIAERVDYPIHLGVTEAGVAETAVVKSSIAIGYLLLKGIGDTIRVSIAGDPVREVIVGKKILISLGLREGLEVIACPTCGRAEIDVEELAQKVESSLFHINRNLKVAVMGCVVNGIGEGKDADLGVAGLKDGAVIFVKGKIMEKVPKERVIDRLRFYIDELLKEVD from the coding sequence ATGAGAAGGTCCGTCAGGGTTGGAAGGGTGACGATAGGTGGAGGAGCCCCGGTGAGTGTACAGTCGATGACCACAACGAAGACATCGGATGTGGAAAGAACCGTGCTTCAGATAAAGCGACTCGAAGAAGCGGGATGCGAAATCGTGCGCGTGGCCGTCCAGGATGAAGAGGATGCAAAGGCGATCAGGAAAATAAAAGAGAAAGTTTCCATTCCCGTGGTGGCGGATATACAGTTTGATTACAAGCTTGCGATCCTTTCCGTGAAAAACGGTGCGGACAAAATAAGAATAAATCCGGGGAACATGAGCAAAGAACGTTTGAGGGATGTGGTCAGTGTAGCGAAGGAGTACGGTGTACCCATCCGCGTTGGGGCGAACGTTGGGTCACTGAAACACAGGACATCAGAAAGATGGAAGGACCTGGCAGAGTCTGCTCTCGAAGAAGTGAGGGCCCTCGAAATGGAAGGTTTCTACGATATCGTCGTGTCCGTGAAGAGTTCGAACGTTCTTGAGACGATAAGAGCAAACGAGTATATTGCCGAAAGAGTGGATTATCCCATACACCTCGGTGTGACGGAAGCGGGGGTTGCGGAAACCGCTGTTGTGAAGTCTTCGATTGCCATTGGTTATCTTCTGCTGAAGGGAATCGGAGACACGATAAGGGTATCGATAGCCGGAGATCCCGTCCGAGAGGTGATCGTGGGGAAGAAAATCCTGATATCCCTCGGACTGAGAGAGGGCCTGGAAGTGATAGCGTGTCCCACATGTGGAAGGGCCGAGATAGACGTTGAAGAACTGGCACAAAAAGTTGAAAGCAGCCTTTTTCACATCAACAGGAACCTGAAGGTGGCGGTTATGGGATGTGTTGTGAACGGTATCGGTGAGGGAAAGGATGCCGATCTGGGTGTAGCGGGTTTGAAGGATGGTGCGGTGATATTCGTGAAAGGGAAGATAATGGAAAAAGTTCCGAAGGAGAGGGTCATCGATCGCCTGAGGTTTTACATAGATGAACTCTTGAAGGAGGTGGATTGA
- a CDS encoding site-2 protease family protein, producing the protein MVVIYFILILTGVIMVHELGHYLFARIFKVKVLEFALGFGPRVFSVKGKETTFRFNVFPIGGYVRMLGEEGEEVVEEREKSFYAKPAWQRLLITLAGPLFSIVAGYVLFLPITLHWGIALPGVGEVLPNSPAEEAGLMGGDIIYSVNGRIAFDTAIISEEIQKGLPVELVVVRDGKKVPIRIVPRMYPETYEIVLESAEGRPEGKLVSVNGNPDLSILKDYVNEYVTLGFEGGTVKGILKQFNEIPKRYMIGISFAGLAPIFKEDFSVFQRGDRIVEVEGQKIDSWQDLIVLYQRLTLGDRVLMLSVQGENVEWWRGLSGTVDVTVERAGKLIKVQIDTSSLKTVLETPGVLENEVPRYRPENFVETVSLSVKACNYVLWATASSLKNFFRNVQTGQIVGVVGLAGVIGQASKSGMEAILTVVAIITISLGVLNLLPLPALDGGRIVFSLVEMVTRKRLDPQIENIIHFIGFILLMVLFLYITFLDIGRLMGI; encoded by the coding sequence ATGGTTGTCATCTATTTCATCCTGATACTCACCGGTGTGATCATGGTTCACGAACTTGGACACTACCTTTTTGCAAGAATTTTCAAAGTGAAGGTCCTGGAGTTTGCTCTGGGATTTGGACCCAGAGTTTTCTCTGTGAAAGGAAAGGAAACCACCTTCAGGTTCAACGTCTTCCCGATAGGTGGATACGTGAGGATGCTGGGCGAAGAAGGAGAGGAGGTAGTGGAAGAAAGAGAAAAGAGTTTCTACGCCAAACCAGCGTGGCAGAGACTTCTGATAACCCTGGCAGGTCCTCTTTTTTCCATCGTTGCGGGATATGTTCTTTTTCTTCCCATAACGCTCCACTGGGGAATTGCCCTACCGGGTGTGGGAGAGGTCCTTCCGAACAGCCCCGCAGAAGAGGCAGGGCTCATGGGAGGAGATATCATATACTCTGTGAACGGAAGGATCGCCTTCGATACCGCTATCATATCCGAGGAGATCCAGAAAGGACTTCCCGTGGAACTGGTGGTCGTCAGAGACGGAAAGAAAGTGCCGATTCGAATCGTGCCCAGGATGTACCCTGAAACCTACGAAATCGTTCTGGAAAGTGCCGAGGGAAGACCAGAAGGAAAACTCGTTTCAGTCAACGGAAACCCGGACCTCTCCATCCTGAAGGACTACGTGAACGAGTACGTCACTTTGGGGTTCGAAGGTGGCACGGTCAAAGGCATCCTGAAACAGTTCAACGAGATACCAAAGCGATACATGATCGGTATCTCCTTTGCGGGTCTTGCTCCCATCTTCAAGGAAGATTTCTCTGTTTTCCAGCGGGGAGACAGAATCGTTGAGGTCGAGGGCCAGAAGATAGACAGCTGGCAGGATTTGATAGTACTCTATCAGAGGTTGACCCTTGGTGATAGGGTTTTGATGCTGAGTGTTCAGGGAGAAAATGTTGAGTGGTGGAGAGGGCTTTCAGGTACGGTAGATGTGACGGTGGAAAGGGCAGGAAAGTTGATCAAAGTGCAGATCGACACTAGTTCTTTGAAGACGGTTTTGGAAACCCCCGGTGTTCTAGAAAACGAGGTGCCGCGCTACAGACCTGAAAATTTTGTGGAAACTGTGAGCCTTTCGGTGAAAGCATGTAACTACGTACTCTGGGCAACGGCCTCTTCTTTGAAGAACTTTTTCCGAAACGTTCAGACGGGTCAGATAGTCGGTGTGGTGGGGCTTGCGGGAGTGATCGGACAGGCTTCTAAGAGCGGTATGGAGGCCATACTCACCGTTGTAGCCATCATAACGATCAGCCTGGGAGTTCTGAATCTTCTTCCGCTTCCCGCACTCGATGGTGGCAGGATCGTTTTCTCACTCGTGGAGATGGTGACCAGAAAGAGACTGGATCCACAGATTGAAAACATCATTCACTTTATTGGTTTCATACTCCTCATGGTTCTTTTCCTTTACATCACGTTCCTCGACATAGGAAGGTTGATGGGAATATGA
- the dxr gene encoding 1-deoxy-D-xylulose-5-phosphate reductoisomerase, protein MEERTLVILGVTGSIGTQTLDVLRKIEGIRLVGISFHTNVELAKKIVKEFQVENVVVTGDVSFECSAKVWKGPHALEDMMEALKPDITMVAVSGFSGLRAVLAALEHSRRVCLANKESLVCGGFLVKRKLKEKSVELIPVDSEHSAIFQVIEPDVQKIVLTASGGALRDWDLEKIETATPNDVLKHPVWSMGARITVDSATMVNKAFEVLEAMELFDLPFEKIDVKIHREGLVHGVVILPDGNVKMVFSPPDMRIPISYSLLYPKRAALGSFSLETMKISFDPVNPERYPAFFLLNQIKDSYALRTAFNAADEVAVDAFLKGKIKFGGIHRVIERTLERIDGYPEPENLEEVEQIHDEARKIAERVTEWLSSISS, encoded by the coding sequence ATGGAAGAGAGAACCCTTGTGATACTGGGAGTAACGGGCTCCATAGGAACACAGACGCTTGATGTTTTGAGAAAGATAGAGGGCATTCGACTCGTGGGGATCTCCTTTCACACGAACGTGGAACTGGCAAAAAAGATTGTGAAAGAATTTCAAGTGGAAAACGTGGTAGTTACCGGTGATGTTTCTTTTGAGTGCAGTGCGAAGGTCTGGAAGGGGCCTCATGCGCTGGAGGATATGATGGAAGCGCTGAAGCCAGATATCACGATGGTGGCGGTTTCTGGTTTCAGCGGGTTGAGGGCCGTTCTGGCCGCTCTGGAGCACTCAAGAAGGGTCTGTCTTGCGAACAAGGAATCTCTCGTATGTGGGGGGTTCCTTGTGAAGAGGAAGTTGAAGGAAAAAAGTGTCGAACTGATTCCCGTGGATAGCGAACATAGTGCGATATTCCAGGTAATCGAACCGGATGTTCAGAAAATCGTTCTGACGGCATCGGGTGGTGCGCTCAGGGATTGGGATCTGGAAAAGATAGAGACTGCAACACCAAACGACGTGCTGAAACATCCCGTCTGGAGCATGGGGGCACGCATCACGGTGGATTCCGCCACTATGGTGAACAAGGCTTTTGAAGTTCTGGAAGCGATGGAACTCTTCGATCTTCCCTTCGAGAAGATAGATGTGAAAATACACAGAGAGGGACTGGTTCATGGGGTTGTTATACTGCCTGACGGGAATGTGAAGATGGTGTTCTCACCGCCTGACATGAGGATTCCCATAAGTTATTCTCTTCTCTATCCAAAGCGTGCTGCCCTTGGATCTTTTTCCCTCGAGACGATGAAAATCTCTTTCGATCCAGTAAACCCGGAAAGATACCCGGCTTTCTTTTTACTGAATCAGATAAAAGACTCCTACGCCCTCAGAACGGCCTTCAATGCAGCAGACGAAGTGGCAGTTGACGCGTTCTTGAAGGGTAAAATAAAGTTTGGAGGAATACACAGGGTCATAGAAAGAACTCTTGAGAGGATCGACGGATATCCGGAGCCGGAGAACCTGGAAGAAGTGGAACAGATCCACGATGAAGCGCGAAAAATCGCAGAAAGGGTGACAGAATGGTTGTCATCTATTTCATCCTGA
- a CDS encoding thiamine diphosphokinase, with translation MVCIFANGRYDERIDLSKCDRIVAVDGGANFLRSKNIVPDVFVGDADSVSEETMEWLKKHGVMMKLFPEEKDEIDLELALQQFESEEKIVFGWQGDRLDMILALFYLLKRFKNTVLESENLTIGYVEGKKVLFARPGEKWSILPLGADAEGVSLRGFKYTLEDAKMPVVKPYGVSNEAVSSEVEIEVKKGGVIFFRWKREPL, from the coding sequence ATGGTGTGTATATTTGCGAACGGTCGCTACGATGAAAGAATCGATCTCTCAAAATGTGACAGGATTGTAGCCGTGGATGGTGGGGCGAACTTTTTGAGATCGAAAAACATCGTTCCCGACGTTTTCGTCGGGGATGCCGATTCGGTATCAGAAGAAACGATGGAGTGGCTGAAAAAACACGGTGTGATGATGAAACTGTTTCCAGAAGAAAAGGACGAAATAGACCTGGAACTTGCACTTCAACAGTTTGAAAGTGAAGAAAAGATTGTCTTCGGATGGCAGGGTGACCGCCTGGATATGATCCTTGCCCTCTTCTATTTGCTGAAACGTTTCAAAAACACCGTGCTTGAGTCGGAAAATCTAACGATTGGCTACGTGGAGGGAAAAAAGGTTCTTTTCGCCAGGCCAGGAGAAAAGTGGTCCATACTCCCACTCGGTGCTGATGCGGAAGGGGTGAGTCTCAGGGGATTCAAATATACCCTGGAAGATGCAAAAATGCCTGTTGTAAAGCCGTACGGCGTGAGCAACGAAGCGGTGTCCAGTGAGGTTGAGATAGAGGTTAAAAAAGGAGGTGTGATCTTCTTCAGATGGAAGAGAGAACCCTTGTGA
- a CDS encoding methylated-DNA--[protein]-cysteine S-methyltransferase — protein sequence MKDLPGNISVRVENGKVVEIKLGSDESNCPPKVKKELEEYFSGKRKEFSFPVEIRGTSFQKKVWEEVRKIPYGETRTYREIAEKLNTSPRAVGQALAKNPLPLYIPCHRVVSKRGLGGFSAGLEWKRFLIDLERGSR from the coding sequence ATGAAAGATCTTCCCGGAAACATCTCCGTTCGTGTTGAGAACGGAAAGGTGGTCGAAATAAAACTGGGAAGCGATGAATCAAACTGCCCACCGAAAGTGAAGAAAGAACTGGAAGAGTACTTTTCTGGCAAAAGAAAAGAGTTTTCTTTCCCGGTTGAAATCAGGGGAACTTCCTTTCAAAAGAAGGTTTGGGAAGAAGTGAGAAAGATTCCATACGGTGAGACACGAACCTACAGAGAGATCGCAGAAAAACTCAACACCTCTCCACGAGCCGTTGGACAGGCCCTTGCGAAAAATCCTCTTCCCCTCTACATACCGTGTCACCGGGTAGTTTCAAAACGAGGGTTAGGAGGGTTCAGTGCCGGTCTTGAATGGAAGAGATTTCTGATCGATCTGGAGCGAGGTAGTCGATGA